The proteins below are encoded in one region of Spirochaetota bacterium:
- a CDS encoding amino acid-binding protein: protein MNVTQLSLFLENKPGHLQNALKVLADEGINIMTLTIA from the coding sequence ATGAATGTAACTCAGCTGTCACTTTTTTTAGAAAATAAACCTGGGCATCTTCAGAACGCACTAAAAGTTCTAGCAGATGAAGGTATTAATATTATGACTCTAACTATTGCCG
- a CDS encoding phenylacetate--CoA ligase, whose translation MFNKQYEAMDIKKLKELQLERLKWSLKHAYNNVPYYRQSFDKAKFNPDKFSSLDDLKHVPFLMKQAMRDNYPFGLFAVPMEKVIRIHSSSGTTGNATVVGYTKNDIEVWAEVMARTIAAAGGTEKDIIQVAYGYGLFTGGLGVHYGAEKLGATVIPISGGNTERQLMLIKDFGTTMLACTPSYAINMADFVEKKMPEYDFKKTKLKAGIFGAEPWTESMRKEIETRMGIDAYDIYGLSEVIGPGVSCECSQKSGLHVFEDHFYVEVIDPESGEVLPEGEKGEIVYTSLTKEACPVIRYRSRDITRIYRDACKCGRTLIKMEKVTGRSDDMLIIRGVNVFPMQIEAVLMEIEGTEPHYQIIVDRKGALDDVEIMVEVNEKIFTDELGALKGLAERIEQRIRSALGISAKITLVEPSTLQRSEGKAKRVIDKRQLI comes from the coding sequence ATGTTTAATAAACAATATGAAGCAATGGATATTAAAAAATTGAAAGAACTACAGCTTGAGCGTTTAAAGTGGTCGCTTAAACATGCGTATAATAATGTACCATATTATCGCCAGTCATTTGACAAAGCAAAGTTTAATCCTGACAAATTTTCTTCTCTTGATGATTTAAAGCATGTACCGTTTTTGATGAAACAGGCAATGCGCGATAACTACCCATTTGGGCTTTTTGCTGTACCAATGGAGAAGGTTATTCGTATACATTCCTCATCAGGGACAACAGGAAATGCTACTGTTGTTGGGTACACAAAAAACGATATTGAAGTATGGGCTGAAGTTATGGCGCGTACTATTGCAGCAGCAGGAGGTACCGAAAAGGATATAATCCAGGTAGCGTATGGCTATGGTCTTTTCACAGGAGGGTTGGGGGTACACTATGGTGCTGAAAAGTTAGGTGCAACGGTTATACCAATTTCGGGTGGCAATACTGAGCGACAGCTGATGTTGATAAAAGATTTTGGAACCACAATGTTAGCCTGTACGCCATCATATGCCATAAATATGGCTGATTTTGTTGAAAAGAAAATGCCTGAATATGATTTTAAGAAAACAAAGTTAAAAGCTGGCATTTTTGGCGCAGAGCCATGGACGGAAAGCATGCGCAAAGAGATTGAAACCCGTATGGGTATTGATGCATATGATATCTATGGATTAAGCGAGGTGATTGGCCCCGGCGTGTCATGTGAATGCAGCCAGAAGTCCGGATTGCATGTGTTTGAAGACCATTTTTATGTTGAGGTGATAGACCCTGAATCAGGAGAGGTGTTGCCAGAAGGTGAAAAAGGCGAAATAGTCTATACATCCCTGACAAAAGAAGCATGCCCAGTAATACGGTACCGATCAAGAGATATCACACGAATTTATCGAGATGCGTGCAAATGTGGGCGAACGTTGATTAAGATGGAAAAAGTTACTGGTCGAAGTGATGACATGCTTATTATTCGCGGTGTCAATGTATTCCCTATGCAAATAGAAGCAGTACTGATGGAAATAGAAGGTACAGAACCGCATTATCAGATTATTGTTGACCGCAAGGGGGCTCTTGATGATGTTGAAATAATGGTTGAGGTCAATGAAAAGATATTCACCGATGAGCTTGGTGCCTTAAAGGGGCTTGCTGAACGTATTGAACAGCGTATACGAAGTGCTCTTGGAATAAGTGCAAAGATTACGCTTGTTGAGCCAAGTACATTGCAGCGCAGTGAAGGCAAGGCAAAACGTGTGATTGATAAGCGGCAACTAATATAA